From the Ammospiza caudacuta isolate bAmmCau1 chromosome 1, bAmmCau1.pri, whole genome shotgun sequence genome, the window TTTCTCTGGCCAGCCCTTGTGGATGCCTTTGTTGTCTCAGTTGGCTCTGGCAGCCTTAGTTCCTCACTAAGGAACGAAACCAGGAGCCAGGAGGCAGGGCACAGGATCCTCGCCACCTCCTTGCCCTCTCACCACCCTTGCAAAAGGGCGTCACACCACACAAAGAGAGCGGAAAAGGCCCCGTGTATGTCAGATCCCGCCCTCCAGTGACTGCACAGCCCAGCCGCTCACCCTGTGCCCCGGGAGCAAGGAAGGCGCGGCCCAGCCGAGCCCCGCCCGCTTCCAGCAGGGCCGCGCCCCGGCCCGAGCCCGCTCCGCCCCGGGGCTGGCGGCGGCTGCGCGGGGCCGGGTCCCGGAGCCAGCGGGTTCTGTCCGCTGCCGTCCCGGCCATGGAGGCGGTGTGGCGGTGGCcgctgtggctgcagggcctGTCGCTGCTGTGGGGCCGCGCCATGGCGGGGCTGGAGCAGATCAGCACCACGGTTCCGCCGGCGCCGGCGCAGGGTAAGgaggggcgggcggcgcggcgtCGCTCCCTTCGCTTCCCGTCCGTGCGGCCTTCCCGGACGGGCCTGGCCGGGCAGAGCGGCGCGGCGGCGGACACGGGCTCGGGCTCGCCCCGAGGCCTGCAAAGGCCCAACGGCGCCATGAGGAGAGCTCGGGGCTTGCCGTGGTGCTGTCCCCGAGCGCCATGAGGAGAGCTCGGGGCTTGCCGTGGTGCTGTGTCCGGAGCGGAGCGGTCCCGTGGGCCGGGAGGGAACAGCCCGCTCCCGGCCGAAGGACGGGCTGATGGCGCTGGGGTTTGCCCGCCTGTGGGGCCCTTAGGGTGTCCCGTCCTTggcacagacagacagcagtCCCAGAATCGCAGGATGGGGCAGATTGGAAAGTACTACAGTGGTCTCCTGGTCCAACGTCCCTTGCTCAAGCAGGGTGATCCTAGAGCACACATTCGCCAGGGTTTGTTCAGCCCTGGGTGATGGTGAGGAGTGTGGCTCAGGAGAAGCTGACGGAGGTGCTCATCCCTTCCTGTTCTGCTGGAATCATTTATCTCTTCGCTGCTTTTGGCAGGCAGCCGGTGAAACTTCTCTGATTTAGTTGCCACCAACAGATGTGACCACAAAGGTGTGTGTCAGGTTGGCTGACATCAAATGTGGGCATCTCAAGTGCACCTGTTTTTACtgagatttcattttttcagtcaAAATTATTGTTTGTATCTAGgattaggggggaaaaaaagcttaaatATTGTGATAATTGCTTGACcttttggaataaaaataagTGTATAATCtctgtattttggttttgtttgtttttctagcATGTTCAGCGTTTTCCCTGAAGTCCTGTGAAGAATGTCTAAAAAATGTTTCGGTAAGGTTTTTAACATCTTTTTTGATTGATAAGAATTTCCActttatattaaataaaactgttAGGCTTTCTTAGCTGTTTGTTTCTCATTTAACTGATAGAATCAACTGATGTGTTGCTTCCCATCTGTCACAGGTGATGCCAGCAAGCTTTCACTTAGCCAGGGTTGCTCCATGCTTTGGTCACTCAggtgtttctgtgctgtgtctggAGAGGACACACCGAGTCCAGGCTTCCAGTGTCAGTGTGTGCTCAGGGCTTTCATAGCTCAGCTGAGCAGGTTGatcttgctgctgcctcagacTCATCCTCATTTTGTGCGTAGCACTTTGTTAAATGTCCGTCGAGTAAACTCAGTCTTAGGCAGTTAAAATGCCTTGCTTTTCTTGTGTTGTGCTAATGATGCACAACATTTATTTGCTAATCAATGCAAATCAATGGAAGTGCCTTTCTCTAAAGATGCTGCAAGAAGTTCCTGTAACTGAGGCAGAGTGTGCTGGTCCCTCCCCTGACTCTGTGCTGAAGACTGCCGGGCTAAGCCACTGTTGGTAGCAAAGTGTATTTCCAATGATATTGTGATAAGGCAGACGTTTAAATGTTAgaatttgtgtttcttttctttgctgaagaCTTGTTTAGCTCTACAAAAGTATTGTGATAAGCATGCAGAAGGCATTagtccctgcagagcagaagtgTGAGATTATTTCAAATTCAATCTTTAGATgtcacagaaaagaaacatttcaggAGTCTTAAAGTTGCTTATAAGTTTCCATTACTGGAAAACCTTTTCACCAGGGAAGATTAAAACATATCTGAACTTACCTGCTTGTTTTGTGCACATTTGGCTTTTCAAGAAAGCAGCATCTGCTACAAATTGTTTCCTTTGTATTTAATGTTTTGTAATCCATTAAGAGCAAGATAACAGGCTTTGTGTAATTGAGGATGTATGACAGAGATGTTCTTAATAGTACTGTTAGATAAAGCATAGTTCCTGGCTGAACTCTTTTTATAATGAATCCTAAAAAAAACATGTCCTGTCAGAGATTCCTATTGCTGGTATTCAAACCTATTTCACTGTTTGGGTTGTGTGGTAAATGACTTCTGAATAAGTATTTATTTTGACAGATGAGAACCAGAACCTAAGCTTGATGCTTAGAGACGGCTTCAGAAGCAGAAACGTTGTGCTGAATTTTATCTATAATACATATAAAACATGAAATTGTAAAAATATCCAGATATGTGAACATGTGCAATTAAGGTACACAGAGTACTCTGCAACTCAGACTGGATGAGACTGTATCATTCATTACCTTGCAGAAAAAGTTCCTGTAGACTTTAAAGAATTCTttactattttctttttgttgatAATCAAATGCAAGGCTGAAGTAATATTATAGGTGTGTTTTTATTCCTTAAAGATATGAGgtgttttaaaattctgaacAGTCTTCAGTCTGATTTTGTATTTGTTAATTCCAGTAATTTTAAACCCAAAGCCATTTTACCCTTAAGTATGCAGAGTACCTCAATATgtttccaaatattttcaagCTAGTATTACTTGTAAGTACAAAATGTTCTTATTCACTATTCAGTTTAGGTTTTACTGAGAAATTGCACAAGCACTTCTGTAGAAGACAAAGCACTTCCATTTCTCCAGTGTTACATTCACATAAGAAATCTATCTTTGGAGTGGTGCACTCAATTGTTAACTGTTTTTGAAGATTAATAATTTGggctttttcttgtttcttttgcaCAGTGCCTTTGGTGTTACACCAACAGCACATGCATTGATTACCCTGTGAGAAGTATTTTCCCACCGTCTTCATTGTGCTCTCTCTCAGATGCTCGATGGGGAGTTTGCTGGAGTAGGTACTAATTTTACTTTTGCTGTAGAGAATTGTTTATAAGTATGATTAAAGTCAGCTTGCTGGAGCTGTTTCCTGATAATTTATTTGGAGGTGCAGGGTGAGGAGGCAGTGGTTATGCTTTGAAGCCATAGCACCAATCAGTGTAGGTATGGTGATGGAATggctttaaaacatttttactttctttaagATTTCTGAAAGCATTGGATGATTTGTCTAGATCCACACTTGTATTATATTCCAATGGCAGCAGTGGACCAATACCACAGGAATAGAGTCACACAGAAATTCTTGAACGCTGTTTTTGCTTAAACAACTGAAATAACAATGTAATTGATGGGTACCAAAGGCAATGTAGATAAGGTTAAGAAGGAGCATGCATGGTGCCACTGTGGGTTGTAATCCTGCATGGTGTAATTGTTCTTCAGTTTCCATTTGCTGTGCATGTTTTACTACAAAATACACAACTGAGCACATGCTGCCATCAGGGTGAAATATTTGGAGGACTGGAACAGAGAACACCTAAGGCATGAGAAAGCTGCTTGTGTGAAGCAGGAGTACAGCTTAGTCCAGCAGAGCAAACACTTGctgctttctgtgtgtttgtgcatgGACAGCAGGAGGCTAAAGGACAAAAACAAGTGGGGGTGAACTGTCAGTGACAATGCTGACTGGAGAAAGTTACCGTGCTTAGGGCAGAGAGATTTTGCAGTAGTCTGTATTAGGGTAGCAGAAGTAGGAGATTGCTGTTAAAGTGGAGCATGCAAGTTTCTGAGCACTACCACTTAATGCCTGCTGCAGAGTGACTAGATGAAAAAGTACAGGTGAACTTCATCAATTCTGTGTTCTTAGAGAAGGGctttgtgctttgttttctgaGAACAGGCATTTGTACTTAAACTTTTGTTGGAGTTTTTTAGACTATGATAAGAATATAATTTCAGTGATAAAACTCACTTTTAAGAAAACTGGGCTTTTATTATGACATTTTAGCAGACTTTTTTCTGGAAGTGTGGAGGGCTCACTCCTGCCAGTATCTGAGTACTTCACACATCTGCTtgcttcctccctctctcccatgGCCCCAGTGggatggaggaagaaaaagcaacaagAGCAGAAAACCTCCTTGATAGAGATAAGGGCAGTttaaaaagggaaggaaaaggagggagaggaaaaaaaccacaatttttttAACCCCCCCTCACAGGCAGACATGCTCAGCCAGTTCTCAAACAATGAGTGCCCGTTGGAATTGGCTTTCCCTTTGGAAGCCAGTTCTGCCCTCTACTTTCCTGTCCTTTacctcagatttttttccctgaccaTGACATTGTCTGGTGGCCAGTTTGGCTCAAGCATTCTGTCTGCATCCCCTCCTGACCTCTCTCACTCTCTTGCCTGTGGTCCAGCCCTACTCACTGGGGGGAACAAAGGGAAGGGGGCAGGGGACAGGTGGGAAGATATTTTGGTGCTCTTCAAGcctgttcagcagcagctgaaacaTTGGTGTGTTACCAGCATGTTTGAGCCAGAAATCCAAACCCAGCATCAAACGAGCTGCTGTGAAGTAAGTTAACACTCTCAAACACACCAGGTAGAGAAACAAGTTCTTTTCTACTGATACTCATGGTGGTCTTGGCAGTTTactgctgctgtggaaatggCTTCTATGTTTTGTGCCATTTGTGTTTCTAGATTGACTGTAGCTTAAACACAGAATGAAAACTTCATAATGGAGCACAttctcagtaaaaaaaaagtagaaaaaaaacccaaaccagaacAACAAAAACGCTCTCAAATATGCATTTCCTTAATAGGTTTTTTACAAATTTCAAGCAGCAATATGCAATAGGGTTATATGGTCTTATTGAGACTGTCCCTGacaaacacagcaggaaaattaaTTAACTTGTGAAGGtggtgttgattttttttttcttcaagcaaataaaattaagaGATGAATGTTGTTCACCATTGCTGAAAATGAAGGTGAGTAGTGCAGCTTTCAAAGTCAAAAACAAATTACTGGCTTCCAGTTACAATTTTATATGAATTACATGTGTTGACAGATTATTAATCATAGTGAAGTGAAGAACAGTGTAATACAAAGTAGCTTAATTGTGTTGGGTGTTTTCCTGAATAGTAAGCAAATGAAATAGGTACTGTTGCCAGGAGTGTAGACTGAAAACTGATGGTCTTTTCCTTCACTTTAATAGGtccaaaaaaacattttttgcttCAGTTAAGTACTatacttttgaaaaaaaaaaatgtttaaagcaatttttttgaaaaattcttGCTTTATGGGATAAAGTGTATTTGTTTGTAACCTGTAGGGAAGTAGCAGATTGAGAAATGTGGTTTTACTAAATGTCTGTTCAGTGTAGATTATGCATAATAGCAAAGTTTTAATGTGGTATACTGCATTTTATCTGGGGTAGCTCAACAGAATTGTGTTTTGCATATAGGGATGAAAAAGCatgtgggaaggaagggaagagttATCAGAAAGATGAATGTTACTGATGGAGTCTAACAAGCTGAATATATTCATGTTTTTCAGTAAACTTTGAGGCTTTACTGATTGCTATGGCTGTGGTAGCTGGGCTCATTCTGGTGTCCCTCACAGTCTGCTGCTGTTACTGCTGTTACTGCAGAAGGCGTTCCAGGAGGAGGAGGTAAACgtgcatttgttttctttaccaACACTGGTCCTGCCCTTCCCTATCTACCTACAAGTTTTACTCTCCTTTACTTACActaagaatattttcatttggaaGCAGTTTTGATCACTTTGCTTTATTTGTTTGAGAAAGATAGCAAGATAAGAGATATTTAGTGACAAGTAGTATGACACTGGAAATGATGCTGGAATGACACTGAAGTGATTTTTCTAGTGGTAACAGCGCTGATGTGTCTGACTTCAGGTAAGCTGTTGCTTTACACTTCTACATTTTACACTTTCTTCTTAACATTGGACATAAAATCTCTCAGTGACCAGGTAAATCCTTGCTTCTTCTGATAATGgtgtaaataatttctttcaagGCAGGCTCATGGTACAGCAAAAAGGGACCAGGTGAGTAGAAAGTAACTGAGCAACAATGTCCTATATGGCACTTGGTATCCATCTTTCAGAGTTGCTCTAGGATCTGTCAGCAGTCCCTATATAAGGGATTAGCTGTCTTTGCCAATTCAAAAAGATATTCTACATGTAAGATAATACTTCTTTGCTCTAAGATACTAAGAATAATTTACTTATTTTCAAGGAAAGTAGTGCTGCAAAAGTTAAATGTTCTTGAGATCTTGGAGAacttgtaaaattattttttaaactggtGTCTCTGAGTAGCTAATATTCTTAAAAGGAGGGAAGCAGTTGATGAGTAGGTAAAATAGTACTGCAGTGTGAAGTGGGACAGCACAACATGCTTCCCTTTATCAGttaaatttttaaagctttctgGACAGTGTAGTTTCAGCTACCTCTGCtctttttgtctttcagtaCTTGTATGAATAAAAGTGGGGACCTTATTTCTTGGTTTGAAATTATTCCTATAAATTTTTACAATACCTTTGACTTGTTCCTGTTTGagatttggttttggtttttttaaaagaacttaTGTAACTGAACATTGTTTAGTGCTGACCTTAAAGCCAGAAAAATATGGTACATCTGTGGCtttaaagaaatgagaaaataattgtaaataacatctcattcctttctttcttccctgaGAAAGAAGCTTGTACCTGTTTGTTGGTAGGCTGGTATAGCAAATCTGCCCAAGTGCAAAAATGAATACTCTTTAGCCCTGTGCTGATAAGCCCTGGAGATGTAAAGAACAGGTTTATATATTACATGAGATCTGCCAGCATCCTCTGCAGAACAACTGAGTAGGCCCCTGTAGCTGACATGTCAGCAAATAAAGCTTGAATCCTGTGAAAAGAGATACTTGTGCTGGACTTCAGTTTTAGTAGCTAAGTTGTCCATCAGTACTGTAACATCTAATTCTAAAAATAGAGGGTTAGTTAAGAGTCATCTTATGGCAATATTCCAATGGTGTCAAGCTTAATCTTGTGACCCTTAGAGGATTTAAAGGTCTTGTCAATCTGGGGTCCAGCTTATTTCAGGAGGAGTCAGAATGTGTTATTACACTCAAGCCTGGTACATTATTTGCTTTAAGCCCAGTGGTTCTCAGCAGGAAttcttttgctctcttcttCCTTATTTTTGGGGACTCATTTTCcacaaataaacttttttttttttttttttttttttttttttttttttttttttgtgaatgggaggaaggaagggttGTGGAAATGTAGTACTAGATCTGTTTAGCTGATTCCTTTTGAGGTCTGAGCTCTAAGGTGTAACCTTGTTTTGCAGAAGTATCAGTGTTTCTTTAGGGAATTCTtaagctgggggtgtttagaTGTTTGAGAAGCCTGAACTTAGGTTTTCCTTGAACACAGAGAATACTTCAGTGCATCAGCCCCCACATCAGTAATGTAGTTGGCTCATCTGTGTCCATCCTACCACAGGAATTCTAGGAATATTGGTGcatagtttttgttttttatccTGTGATTTTGGACTTCTTAGAGTCTGGTTCCTTGTACTTGACAGTTCTATGAACAGCTATTATTTGTGAAACTACTAAATAGACTCTCAGGAACTTCTGTTGTCAACCATGTTTGTATTTGTATAATCTCAAACTTTCTGAATTTGGAAGAACAATTCATTCCAAGTATCCAGAAATCAGAATACTGTTTAATTACAGggaagaaatgtattttctgaaTCATATATCAACATTTGATTTGTTTGATGCTTTCATATTTTGCAACACCAATTGTGAAGATTATTGCATAGTTATAAGACATGAGGTCTCCAGTAAAGCAGTTTTACAGAAGGGTGCCCAAGAATGGGAGCTTTTAGTCATGCTGGACATGCTGATGTGGAGACTTGATTAGTTTTCTAAAAGAGTCTAACattgttttcaaataaaagtGACCTGTTTGTGTTTCCTGCTCCCCcaagttttttttaattctttaggTGGAAAAAGCTGGGACTAAGAAATTTGTTTGTGAAACATTGCATGGATTCTTAAGTACTGGCTTgtattgaaataaataaaatattgagaCAGATATATGGACTGTTTTGAGCACATGAAGGAATTGAGTTCATATTTCCAGAGCTGAATGTGTCTGAATTTTGTGTATTGAAGTGTTTGACATGCTGTAATTAACCACTGGATGTCACTCTTTCTTAACTTGGGTCTTGGTGGCTGCAGATGAGTGGTAATGCTGCTCAGGTATATTAATATTGTAAATATTCATCTCAGACATCTTCAGAACTTTATTCCCTTCTGGAAGGTGATTAGCACCTGGCAGTTGTCCATTTACTAATTACTAATTAGCAAGCATGGCAGTTGTCCATTTACTAACCCTGAAGAATGATCATAAATTCTGTCACGGAAGAACTAATAGAAAAATTGTTTGACATTTGCTTTAGAGTCCTACAAGTCTTACAGGGTCTGTCTAATGGTTAAGTGAAACTGAGCTTTCTGCAAGGCAGGACACAGAGCTAAAGTGCAGCAGAGAATTCAGTAGAGAAATCTGCACAAGCACAGCTCAGATGTACTGTGTAGGTTCAGCATTTCCCAGAGTCACACAGCTGATGCTCAGGTAAATCCTTGCTCATTCCAGAACAGACTCATTTCCTGGGGGCAGCTTGAGATTGGATGGTAATGGTTGTTGGAAAGATAAATTGTTCTGGCATCAAAGGCTTATGAGCCATCAATCATCTTCCAAAGGACAACAATGGACTTAACTGTGCACATGCAGAACAGTGACTGTTAAATGGGGTGTGACACATGGGGAAAAGGGCAGCTAGGAATCCTGCTTCTGGAACAGTCCACATCCTCTTCCTAAGAAGCTGTAAATAGTTCTGTGGAGGCTGAAGGACATATTACTGCAATGAGTACAGCATTTGGATATTATAAAATGTGAAAGGATAATTACACAAACTTGTAAATGAAACTTACTCAGCTGTGAAATTTCACATGGCTATGAAGTACTAAATAGTGATAGCTTAGCAATAAAGttgctttttcctccccttaTGCTTCCCTTCCCTTATTTTTCTAACAGActagaggaagaagaggagcagATAGCTaggaagagagaggagagaaggCTACAGTCTCTTCAGAGGTAAGTCTTGACAGCTTGATATATAGCTCTACACTTCCTGATGATGTAGGAGTATTCTGCCTTTCTAAGAAATACATGGAGTACTAAACAAAGAGGCATTGTGATGTTAGGCATGACAGTGTCAGGTTTACAAAACAGCTTTATTATGAGATTGGTGAACCTGATTAGGAGCTGTATTGCTGTAAATGAACAGAGAGCAAACAAGTTGATGCTCAGTGTGGCAGGTACTATGAGTGATCTGTGCATCATTGCAAGTGTTGGCAAACATTATCCAAGAGGAGAACAGATGcaaatttgtttttataaacATCTGAATTTGTGAGCTGAAAGTGTCAGACTTGAATGTACATGAAAGGGTAAGAAATAGGTGTCCAATTCAGGAAGTATGCTCACTCACAGTTTCTCAGATAAGTTATGTTGAATATTTGCAATGGatcagaaaaaaaggggaattctCTGCTTGTTAATCCCGTTATAACTAGTCACAGCACAGTAGGCCAAGTGCTAGTATGAATGTGCTGTTTCTCCTATAatacttttgtttctttctaaaGAGGAGGGATCCAGTGAGGAATATCAACAGTTTTTGTATGCCAAAACCACTTGCCTTGTGGTGAAATGTACATCTTTAATTATGCTGCTTTGTTCAGCTAAGACAGCACTTACCTGTGTTTGTTATAAAGCATAGACTTCTGACTTTGTGCATAAAGGGATGATTGTGTTCTGTAACCTTTCCACTGTGATTTGTGTATCAGCTTGGTACAGTTAATCTGTAGGAAGTCTGATGCATCTGGAGTGTAAGGTGTGCTGTGCACACACCAAGCAAGTAGTGCAACCTAGAGCTAATATCAGCTCCATTCTTGAATTTAGCTTAGGAGCAAAGATCACTGGGagcaggctgctctgccagaaTGATTCCTGCAGCCTTATTTAGAGCAGCATTCCTATTTCCCAGCTTGTCTCAGGAGTGTGTCTGTGAAACAGAAACTGCTTTAATTGCAGGAGCttagcagcagccctggggtgttTCCATGTTCTGAACATGCACACCAATTGTGTGTGTGGCTGGGGGTCATGGGAAAACACGAGGACTAAGCCACTTGCAGCACCTAGAGCACCTCACCCTACCCACTGCCTGCTTCTCTAAGACCTTTGGAGAATGAATTGCTACTGGCAGGCTGTAGAACAAATTAATATTCTCAACAACCCATTTTTTACaagcagcctgcagaggaaaacACTGCCTTGTCCTGTGTAGTCCTTCCTTTCTACTGTGAAGTTCTCACATAGTTTATGAAAATAGCTGAATAGATGTTCAGTTAAATATCAGATAAATGTTCAGATAAATATGGGAGGAAAATAGGCGCAGCATTGACCTTGTGTCTGtctggctttgtttttttcttgtcatctTACATGTTGTTTGTCTTTTCTGTGGGATACAGCTACTTCAAATACAGCTTATATCAGCTGATGTATGGTTCATATCAGTTGGCAGTGGAAGGTGAAGAGGACTAGCCTGAGCTTCATTTCATGATTCCATTAGTGAATGGTAAAAACAAAGCTAGGAGGCCCAAGTTCTATAGTGttccatggaaatatttttttgtggaAGGTTTAAGATGATTTGCAGCACCTagtattttctgtctttcaggTACACTGTAAAAGTCTGCTTTTTAAGTTTAATACTTGTTTGCATTGAAATTCAGTTAATTATGGATACTTTAGTGTCTCTTTGGAAGATGCCtgttaaaatgaaaagtaaagTTTGTTATGTTGGCTGTCTGCTTATTTACACAAGGCTGAAAGCAGCTGTCAGTTCAGTGAGAGGGTTGAAAATTACTGGTGATGGTTTGAGTTTGCACTTATAGTGAGGGGCATGAAGGATGTCTGAACAGGTATCTTATTGCATAGCTTTAGTCCTTTATTTGACTTCATAATCTCTAAcatgaaaaatcatttttaaGTATGGCATTGAGTAGCGAGTCTTTTTCTATACACTCAATTATTTACAGCTTCAAATACGTGGTATATTTTTAGGTTagatttatataatttataaataattatttattttagaagttTATAAACAAATGCTAAGCAATAAGATCTAGTGCCAAGTATAAATTGATAGAAGGAAGAACAAGGAGAGAGGCCAGGGAAAGAAAGGATGGCAGTTTATTTGTGAAGAACCAAGTATGGAAAATTATTATGTGAATTGTTAGTATTGGGAAAAATACTTCCTCAGCTTATAGCAGTGGGGACAGCTTGCATGGGAAGCCAAGACTTCAGCATGTATAAGATGGAGTAATAGCAGCAGTGTTAAGAAACAACAACTCGGAAGACTGAAGTGACTTGAGCTGATCATCATGTGAGATGTGGGTGGTACAGTAACTCTGGGTGGCTGATGCAGGGACTGCCTGTTCAGAGCTGTGTCTGGTTCCTCTGGGTTGATGTGTACCTAAGCCTTATTTACTGAGCAAGGATTTACTTGTGGGTGAAGTGATGCCTGTCAGTTTGAATGTTTCACTGATATTAATGGTTTTACCCTTCAAACTTAATTAGGtgtttggtggtttgttttgaATAGCCTAGGGAAGTATCCCTAACCTTTCTGAGGTTTAAAGTCTACACAGCTTGATTTTGCACCATCCCCTTCTTAAGCAGGTGCTTGCTGAATTCAGAACTGATTCACACTGGCTGCTGAAGTGTACTGAGCTACTGCAGCAATGAGTCTTCATTACTTCAGACAGGATATGcaaaacaaggaagaaatgCCATTAGTACCGCCTGTAATAAACTTGGTTTGAACTCACAAACTATACAG encodes:
- the LOC131559667 gene encoding pituitary tumor-transforming gene 1 protein-interacting protein-like — translated: MEAVWRWPLWLQGLSLLWGRAMAGLEQISTTVPPAPAQACSAFSLKSCEECLKNVSCLWCYTNSTCIDYPVRSIFPPSSLCSLSDARWGVCWINFEALLIAMAVVAGLILVSLTVCCCYCCYCRRRSRRRRLEEEEEQIARKREERRLQSLQRKHERKMKHDEIRKKYGLLQDSDNPYSRFENE